The following is a genomic window from Spirosoma foliorum.
CAAAGCCAGCCAAACGTTATTTCTGAGCCAGTCAGCGATTAGTAAGCAGATTAAATCGCTGGAATATTTTTACAAAACGGGCTTGTTTGAGCGGCATGGTACAACGATCAGTTTAACCCAGGCCGGGCAGGCCCTATACACCAAGTTGCTCGAAGCGGGACAGTTACAAAACGAACTGTATCAGGAATTACAGCAACTTAACGAAGACTTTTTTCCGCCAACCAAATTGGCCATTGGTGCCAGTACAACTATTAGTTTGTACGTTCTACCACCTGTTCTTTCTGCCTATCTGCATCGCTACGATACCATTCAGGTGAGCGTATTGAACCGTAACTCGAACAATATTCAAAATGCCTTGCTGGCCCACGACATTGACGTCGGAATTGTTGAAGGGCTAACGCAACTAAATACGCTGGTATATACCCCCTTCATGACGGATGATGTCCTGGCGGTCTGCTCGGCGAGGAGTCCCTTACGCGATCGGGTGCTAACCGTAGCCGATTTGCCCACGATTCCCTTGGCGGTTCGGGAAATCGGTTCAGGAACACTGGCAGTAGTTGAAGATGAACTCAGCAAGAAAGGGATAGGTATTTCCTCGTTACGGATTCTGATTCGGCTGGGAGGTACCGAAGCGCTGAAAAACTTTGTACTGGCCGATACTTGTCTAGCCTTTCTGCCGAAGCGGGCTATTTTGAAAGAGCTGACTGCAGGTGAGTTAGTAGAAGTGCCTATTCGCGGTTTGACCCTTCAACGCACCTTCTATTTTATCCAGCGAAAGGGAACCGAAAACAATCGACTCGTCTCTACATTTATTCAGTTTACGAAACGGCATTATTCCATTACGGAATAACTCATGCCAAAACGGTATTTGCTTCATGCGTTGGTAACCGGGACATTTCGGGAAAATACAACCATGAACATTGCCATCACTTCATCACGCTTAGGAGATCTTCACTGTTCGCAATGCGGCTCCATTCACGACGCCCTAGTTCGGCAAACAATATCCACCTGTTGTCATGCACCCCTGTTATGCCAATACGTTATTGGGCCTGGTAGTGTCCAGAAATCCGATTTGTTACTACGACCTAAATCGCTGTGGCGATATGAAGAGCTTCTGCCCGTTATTCTGCCTGAAAATCAGGTTAGCTTAGGCGAAGGATTCACGCCTATTCTGGCACTCAATCGTCTGGCTAGTCGATACGATCTACGTCATCTTTCCCTGAAAGACGAGGGACTAAATCCGACAGGTTCATTCAAAGCCAGAGGGTTAAGTCTGGCGGTGTCGAAAGCCAAAGAAAACGGAGAAAAGGCGTGTATTATTCCCACGGCTGGTAACGCGGGCGTCGCAATGGCGGCTTACTGCGCCCGAGCAGGTTTGGAGGCCGTTGTTGTAATGCCGCGTCATACGCCCGATGCGTTTAAGGAAGAATGCATTGGCTACAATGCCACCCTTGTCGAAGTAGACGGGTTGATCAATAACTGTGCAGCCAAAGTGCAGGAGATCAATCAGAACGGTGCTTATTTCGATGTGTCTACGCTGAAAGAGCCTTATCGCTTAGAGGGCAAAAAGACGATGGGTTTTGAGATTGCCGAGCAATTGAACTGGCAACTGCCCGATGTGATCATGTACCCAACCGGTGGCGGAACCGGTCTGATTGGTATCTGGAAGGCTTTCCACGAACTAAAAATGCTTGGATGGCTTTCTAAAAACCAAAAATTACCGCGTATGGTAGCTGTACAGGCCGAGAACTGTTCGCCCGTTGTCGATACCTATTGGGGGAAACAGGCCAACAGCAGGCAGTATGTTGGCAAACCTACACTGGCCAATGGCTTGGCCGTTCCACGCCCTATTGGCGAACCGCTTATGTTGAATGTGTTGCGTGAATCAGGCGGCACAGCTATTGCCGTTTCGGAAGATGACATGCTGGAAGGCGTCAGTGAACTCTGCCGCCACGAAGGTATTTTTGTCGCGCCAGAAGGCGGAGCCATCTGGGCCGCCACCAAGAAACTACTGCATCAGGGCTGGCTTCAACCAGAGGAACATATTCTGTTGCTGAATACAGGTTCAGGCCAAAAGTATCTGGATAATATAAAAGGAAAGTGGGTTCGTTGATGAATTGTGAGTGGTGTCGGGTTCTCAACCCGGCACTCCAAGGTTTTGAGAAACCTCCCCTATGTCAGATGAAAGCATCTGACATCACATGGGCGTAGTCTGTATTTGGATCTTTAGATTAAGGTGAATAATAGATAAAACCTAAAGTTACCTGCTGATTGTTACCTATTTAGAAAGTTATTTTTTTGTCATCCAGACGCCAGGAGGGATCTTCGGTAACTGGTTATTTACCGAAGATCCCTCCTGGCGTCTGGATGACAAAAAAGCTAGTATAATCTATTCGTAAATCCTCTATAATTCACGTTAAATTAACCTTTATAACGATAATCGTCAGGGAAACCGAAGAAATCCTGTATATGATACACTTCGGAGCAATCATGCCAGATGATTGTATTCCCATTCCCAATTGTATACTTGTTACGTCGTGCTAATGGCACCTTTTGTAGAGAAGGAAAGCGTGATACGGGTAACATGATAGACCGCCCATCCTCAAGCGAAACTTCAAATTTGCCCCGTTTAGGGAACGTTACTTTTTTTATAACGGGTGTAGTACCGCCGTAGCCTTCCATGTTATTTTATCTTTAATGTTATTGCCTTTATTTTTTCGCCAGCCCTAACACGGTGAAATAAGTCTAATAGAGCCGACTGATTTTCAGTAGCGAGCTTGTTGACTAAGGCTAACTCCTTTTCTGTAAAATCGCCAATTTCCGCGAACGTTAGCGAATCTAACCATATTTTAGCAAACCGTGTATTTCGGCTTTTAGTTTTTGATACGTGCAGGTGTGGAGGTTCACCTCCTACAGCGTCGAACATGTAAGCGAAGAACGTTAAAAACTGATAAACAGCGATTTTAGGCATACTATACTCAGGTTTGACCTAGTGCTAGTATGACGAATGAGGCTCTATAAAGTCAATAGCTAAGTGTATTTATTGGTATATTTTGTCTATTAATGATAGCTGTTTATCGTTATAGGGAAGTTGACTACGTTTATCATCTGATTCTAGCCTCAACTCTTTCATACAAACTAATTGTATTTTGCGTATCTATAATTAAGTTTATCCAATTATAGCTTTATGCCGTAAAGGGAACTTAATTAACAGTGGCCAGTCTACAATCTTCCTGGAGCAATTCCACCGACCAGCAACTTTGGCGAAGCCTTCGCGAAGGGGATGAGTCGGCATTTACGGCCATTTTCGAACGGTACCACCGAACGTTGTATAACTACGGTAGCAAACTTGTTACTGATTCGACCTTGGTTGAAGATGCTGTTCAGGAAGTCTTTATCGATGTTTGGCGAATGAGGGCCACATTGTCCGAAGAAATTGGCTCCATTAAATTTTACCTATATCGTTCCCTTCGTCGCCGGATTCACCGAATGCAGGGCAAATACCAGACTGGCGAAACAATAGACGGGCTAGTTGATGATGACACAACGCCAACGTCAGGCCCAGAGGAGACGACGCAGATTGAGCAGGAGTCCCGAGACTTGTTGAGCCGGCGCATTCAGGAGTTGCTCACTCACTTGCCTAAACGCCAGGTTGAAGCCCTTACCTTATATTACTACGACGAATTCAGCATAAGTGAGATCGCCCAACTGATGGATGTCAACGAGAAATCAGTTCGTAATTTCATTCACAGGGCCATCACATCGCTTCGTCAGAATCGCAACTGGCTTATCGGCTCATTGCTGATTTTCTGGCTGTTATGTAGTCTGTAGAAATTTTCGAAAAAATTTTCCCTAAAAAAAGAGGTCAAACAACCGCTAGCTGCTTCTTTCTTAGTAAAGGGAATAATTCTATTACTTCTTGCGTAGGTACTCTTTTGTCCAGCTATGAAACAAGCCCTCTACGAACTAACAGACTTCCTGGAAGACCCCGATTTTATCCGCTGGGTTAAGCATCCTGATACAACTCAGGATGCCTATTGGCAGCAGTTTCTGGATGCTCATCCTGAGAAGAAGCTGGTAGTGGAGATGGCGCGTCAGTACGTTCTGATATTTGCTGAGCAAACGGGGCAGCATCAACCAACGGCCGCCCAAAGCGAGCTGATGCGCCAGTACATTCAGAAGCATGTTCAGGCCGAAAAGGGCGAAGTAATCGCCACTCCGTTTACGCGCACAGTTGGAACAAATTGGAACTGGTTACGCATGGCTGCGTCCATAGCGCTGGTCATAAGTATTGGGTTGGGAGCATATTGGTATAGCCAAACACAGGGCGTCCCGCCTGAAAGTTATCAGCAGTTTAAAAAGGCAAATTCGGTTGGAACGACCTTGAAAGAAACCCGGAACGATACCGACAAACCGTTGACCGTTTTACTGAGCGATGGGAGTTCGGT
Proteins encoded in this region:
- a CDS encoding DUF2442 domain-containing protein; this translates as MEGYGGTTPVIKKVTFPKRGKFEVSLEDGRSIMLPVSRFPSLQKVPLARRNKYTIGNGNTIIWHDCSEVYHIQDFFGFPDDYRYKG
- a CDS encoding threonine synthase, with product MPKRYLLHALVTGTFRENTTMNIAITSSRLGDLHCSQCGSIHDALVRQTISTCCHAPLLCQYVIGPGSVQKSDLLLRPKSLWRYEELLPVILPENQVSLGEGFTPILALNRLASRYDLRHLSLKDEGLNPTGSFKARGLSLAVSKAKENGEKACIIPTAGNAGVAMAAYCARAGLEAVVVMPRHTPDAFKEECIGYNATLVEVDGLINNCAAKVQEINQNGAYFDVSTLKEPYRLEGKKTMGFEIAEQLNWQLPDVIMYPTGGGTGLIGIWKAFHELKMLGWLSKNQKLPRMVAVQAENCSPVVDTYWGKQANSRQYVGKPTLANGLAVPRPIGEPLMLNVLRESGGTAIAVSEDDMLEGVSELCRHEGIFVAPEGGAIWAATKKLLHQGWLQPEEHILLLNTGSGQKYLDNIKGKWVR
- a CDS encoding RNA polymerase sigma factor; translation: MASLQSSWSNSTDQQLWRSLREGDESAFTAIFERYHRTLYNYGSKLVTDSTLVEDAVQEVFIDVWRMRATLSEEIGSIKFYLYRSLRRRIHRMQGKYQTGETIDGLVDDDTTPTSGPEETTQIEQESRDLLSRRIQELLTHLPKRQVEALTLYYYDEFSISEIAQLMDVNEKSVRNFIHRAITSLRQNRNWLIGSLLIFWLLCSL
- a CDS encoding LysR family transcriptional regulator; its protein translation is MLSSRHLIFMEVARLLSFTKASQTLFLSQSAISKQIKSLEYFYKTGLFERHGTTISLTQAGQALYTKLLEAGQLQNELYQELQQLNEDFFPPTKLAIGASTTISLYVLPPVLSAYLHRYDTIQVSVLNRNSNNIQNALLAHDIDVGIVEGLTQLNTLVYTPFMTDDVLAVCSARSPLRDRVLTVADLPTIPLAVREIGSGTLAVVEDELSKKGIGISSLRILIRLGGTEALKNFVLADTCLAFLPKRAILKELTAGELVEVPIRGLTLQRTFYFIQRKGTENNRLVSTFIQFTKRHYSITE
- a CDS encoding DUF4160 domain-containing protein, giving the protein MPKIAVYQFLTFFAYMFDAVGGEPPHLHVSKTKSRNTRFAKIWLDSLTFAEIGDFTEKELALVNKLATENQSALLDLFHRVRAGEKIKAITLKIK